The proteins below come from a single Prochlorococcus sp. MIT 0603 genomic window:
- a CDS encoding DUF4278 domain-containing protein yields MTTTLLYRGHDYVQSKKPVQKTCTELTYRREHYNTCRESAKAESHTLLSYRGRKYSK; encoded by the coding sequence TACTCTTCTGTATCGCGGACATGATTATGTCCAAAGCAAAAAGCCAGTCCAAAAAACGTGCACTGAGCTAACTTACCGTCGCGAGCACTACAACACTTGTAGGGAATCAGCTAAAGCTGAAAGTCATACTTTACTCTCGTACAGGGGAAGAAAGTATTCCAAGTAA